A region of the Arachis hypogaea cultivar Tifrunner chromosome 15, arahy.Tifrunner.gnm2.J5K5, whole genome shotgun sequence genome:
ACTACCTGCTATGTCATCGACACCACCATGGGTTTCCCAACTCCCACTCTCCCCAGAACATCCTTCACCGCTAGATCATCAACCACCAATATCAAACTTCTCCCCGCTAGGACCAGCAGCCATGGAAATACTAGCCGGAAACCGCCTCGGATTGCAAGGATCGATGAGGACAAGCCGTGTGAGTTtggatatgatgatgatgatgatgatatcaATGTCACGCATCTTATTTCTCCTCGGAGAAGAAGCTATGCGTATGCCGTCCAAGCAAGACCAAGAAAAGGGTTGTTTTAGAATTTTAGTCAACCCAaggaaaatatgctttttattttttatttttgtctttttctttcaatttgtGAAATTCTTCAAGTTCgtgttcttttttctctttttttctgtgATGAAGGCTAGTCAGGACTTGTAAGCGACGTCTCTCAAATCAGATTTTCTAAATACGGAAATGTTATGCAAATGTGATTGAGCAATACTTGCATTATTCGTCCCGACATtatttaggctgcgtttgtttacagaaatagtgtattttgtatttattttgagaGGAAAGACACGAAGACACTAACAACAgacataacttattttttattttttttcattatttttgttaattttaataattatattttttattattatatttttcgtctcaaattttttaaataaaaaaattttataatttattttaacttatcacaaaaaaaaatataacaacataaaattttatgtctctattttagtgttttgtcttgtcctatttttagaaataaatgcAGCCTTATGTACTAGTACTGCTATTTAGGATTAATTCCAAAGCCAAATCAAGAACGGGAAATAAGAAAACTAACCAAGTGAAAAAATGGCGGGCATGGATCATACGAGAAGTATATTATTTTGTGTCTGTGTGTGCGAGAGTGTGTATGGCGACGGTGTCAATTGCGTGGGGAAAGAGTTGAGAGATAGTTATTTCGGGCAGAAAAGTTGGTATGGCCCTTCATAGCAGTAGCTGATAATGATTATACCATTAACTTCAGTTTTTTTTAATCGAAAAAACTGAAATTCATTAATAAAATTACGCGCAGATTAAACTTATAAACCAAGCatttaaaaatagtaaaatactatTCTATCTTAAATAGATATCTGAGATCAGATAATCTCCAGATTCTTAGAATTCTCTGTAATAACTAATGAGGTTATTGTGACCTTTTAAGAGCAGCAAGGCCAGATGAGATGGCCATACGCTAATGTCCCATCACAATTCAATTGCCAAACATATTGAGGGTGGCCTTCCCTTTGCATTATGATAGCCTTTAATGCTGGCCTATAAAAGCCTAACTGTAGCTCAAATTTCAATGCCACTATGCATTTCTTTCCTCTATGGGCATGTCGCAATTGGATATGTAAAAGGGGAAAAAATCTTGGAATATATGTTAGGGAATTACTATTTAGATTCTTGACAGTTAAAAGCAATTATTTTACTGACAATATATAACAAgattgtaaaaataaaataaaataaaaatcacattgtTGTTGTAGTAGTTGTTAGTTGTAAGGTTACATTTAGACTTTTAGTTGTCTAAATAACAATATTATTTAGTATCCTAGTCTAACAACTTGTCTACTTAAATATAAATGGTTGGAACTGTTATCATATTAATATcctcttgaatgaaaaattgcAAACGCCTTGTCCAAATAGataagagaaatcataaaattattattaatgcaattgtgctactttttaatttttacaaacgCACAACGAGaaacaaagatatgaaaaatattatgtttTCTTTTGGACTTGCgagaaaatgaataaaataaacaaCACTGCTAGGGAGACAATAAAATCTAGTTGGCCCAGCCCAAAAAATCTAGTTGGCCAAAAAAAACCGTTACCTATTGGCTATTTGCTTTAATTGAATGATCTTACTGAGCTGGGTATGGTTTCAGTGAAAAGGACAAAAGGGACAAAAGGGTAAGCGTATGAAGCCGGAAGAGAGAAAGCGCAGGTTTAATGAAGCCATCGTTAACATTCTATATCCCTCCTCGCCGGAACCCGAACCCGAACCCGAACCCGAACCATCTCATCAACCGGTATTTACATCtctattcttctactctcttctttcttacgCTCAATTTGAGTGTTCAAGTGTTGTTGCCACAATGCAGATTCAACAAGATCTCAAACCCGTTTATGCTTTCACGCAACGCTCGCCTTCTCATGCTATTTCTGGTAACAAATTACTACTGAATAGTAACCTCCTTTGACACTCGCAACAAGTAGAAGGCGgggaaattgaaattaattaacatTTTGGGATCCCACTGAAAATCTAGGGAGTTCGGATGATTACGACAATGCTTCCACGAGCGGCGACGAAGAACACGATTCCGGGACGGTGAAGCTAACGAGGGCTCAACGGAAGAAGATTCGCAAGAAGAAGCTCAAGGAAGATGCAATTCGTCGAGGCAACTTAATTGGCCCCCTCTTGCCTCCTTATACACATCAAGTTACGCAGGATGCACCACCTGTTCGATCAAATGCTTCAACGGAATCTTCTCCACTCCACGAGCCTGGtaattttattattcatttgTTGATGTAAGACTAATAAAATTAGTGGCTGCATTCATGTGTTTCTTCCGTGATGGCGCAACATGGTTTAGGTGATGGAGCGGCTCCCTCCACCTCGAATAGAACCAGGAAGCCAAGGATGGCCAAAAAGCTGCCCAAAGTTATGCCTCAAACTTCCAATTCTGCTCCTTTTGTTAAGGAGTCGAATGTGTAACTGTGTAAGTctaaacaccaaaaaaaaaaacaagaaacacaCTCGTGTTATCATTGATCTgagtttttttttagtattttaggtGGGTCGTGGCTGATTGCGCTTTTGTTATTGATAGCTATTGACATTTGATCGGTTAAAATTTGGGTATTGCTTCCGTTGATACCGTTAATCTTTTAGCTGTGAATTGTGATTGCCGTCCAGTTAATTTGGTAATGTGGTAGtggttcttttgtttttttttttttgtatttaactaATAATAGTCATACTAGGCACTAGCGATTCATCAACACTTTTTATTGAGCAATGTTGACTTAGGATACATCAGATATGAACATCATAGAGCTTAACATCCTATTAAATCTGAACTTTCCAGCTAGGAGCTAGCTAGCAGAGTAAAGGAAAAGAAGTAAAACAAGCAAAGGGCAAATGGAATGGCCAATATATGTGTTGTAACTTGTAGGATTGTAGATTTGTAACTATGGGGATGTATCGATATGTCTCACTTTTGGAATTTGATAATCTATGACCCACAACTTAGGTGATAAATACTATCCATGAAAAAGCTCTGAACGTAGGCATGTGCTTCATATACCCATATTTATTGATGGGCCACGATCAGCTTTCTCCAAACTTGATGGGTCCTTTGCCTGCATGTCCATAATAAGACATTTTGAGATCTACAACAAATGCTTCCCAAACAAACAAGAAGCCAACCACGGCTAGTGAGTTGACAGCATACAGTACACTACTTCGATTAgtatcatttttcttattaaatagtTTTCACAATATGCTTCATCATTAAATTTTGACTCCGTGAAACGTTTATGTtgctttcttttttaaaatatcttctaacAGGTTAGCTGCCGATACGTACGAACTTCTAATTAGTTAATGccatctttatttttcaatgagGTGTTAGCTAATACTctgcaagaaataataaaaatgctTGGTAGCTACATTCACGTTGATTCCAATCATTTAAAGATCATGGTGGTTGggcttccatttttcttttttggataacGGTGGTTGAGCGACAATAGAATACAACTCCTGCGCACCTTACCCTTGTactgagataaatattaaataagatatcaTTTTACTAGATTGTCTGAAAGCAGATATATAACAGGGATGTCTTGTCTGCGTGCACAAACATTTCTCCTATACTTTTCACTATTGTTTTTTGCTAGTAACATAAGAGCAAGTAATTTATTGTTACGTCAAATAGCTTTATTTGAGTTATATTATATTGTTACTACTTACtactaaaattcaaaattaagttGTCGTAAACCATTCGTTAACATTCATATAGTACAGATTGCAGAATACCCACGCATATGTATCTAAAATACTCCTAATAACAAACTTTAACATCTCTAGGTAAGGAAATTCTGTTAAGGAAATAATTAAATTTCCTATCATTTTGAAAAATTACATTttagagaggaaaaaaaaaatcttggatTATGTCATTTTATCAGATAAAGAAACACTAGTAACACCGAAATAACAACatttaatgtttttaatttaacATAGCGGGAAAAATGTTTGATTAAACT
Encoded here:
- the LOC112748232 gene encoding uncharacterized protein isoform X1; translation: MKPEERKRRFNEAIVNILYPSSPEPEPEPEPEPSHQPIQQDLKPVYAFTQRSPSHAISGSSDDYDNASTSGDEEHDSGTVKLTRAQRKKIRKKKLKEDAIRRGNLIGPLLPPYTHQVTQDAPPVRSNASTESSPLHEPGDGAAPSTSNRTRKPRMAKKLPKVMPQTSNSAPFVKESNV
- the LOC112748232 gene encoding uncharacterized protein isoform X2, which codes for MKPSLTFYIPPRRNPNPNPNPNHLINRVVATMQIQQDLKPVYAFTQRSPSHAISGSSDDYDNASTSGDEEHDSGTVKLTRAQRKKIRKKKLKEDAIRRGNLIGPLLPPYTHQVTQDAPPVRSNASTESSPLHEPGDGAAPSTSNRTRKPRMAKKLPKVMPQTSNSAPFVKESNV